ATGCTCGCGGAGAGGTCGGTCGAGGTATCGAAAACGTTGAACATGCATCTGCCGTGATGAATCTAATGATGGGAGATTCAATAGCTAATGCTGCAACAGACGTTGAAATTACGACCTATAAATATCCCATTGGGGTTATTGGCGGTATCACACCGTTCAACTTTCCAATGATGGTACCTTTCTGGATGTTCCCAATGGCTCTTGTTACAGGGAACACCATGGTGATGAAACCATCAGAGCGAACACCATTACTAATGGAGAAGATTATCGAACTTACCGAAGAAGCAGGATTCCCGAAAGGTATTCTCAATGTGGTATATGGTGCGCATGATGTTGTAAACGGCATCTTACAAAACCCAATAATTAAAGGGGTATCCTTTGTTGGTTCAGAACCTGTGGGACGTTATGTATACCAAGAGGGTACTAAGCATATGAAACGAGTCCAAGCTTTAACAGGTGCCAAGAACCACACAATTGTACTAAATGATGCGGATATTGAAGATGCTTTACCTAAAATCCGCGGAGGAGCCTTTGGTTCGGCTGGTCAACGTTGTATGGCAGCGTCCGTTCTGTTAGTGGAAGACGGTATCTATGATGAATTCATGGAGCGCTTTATCGCTGATGCAAAGGAAATTGTTATTGGTGATGGCATGGATGATACGACTTTCTTAGGCCCAGTTATTCGTAAAGAGAATCAAGAGCGCACATTTGAGTATATTAAGAAAGCCGAAGAGAGTGGCGCAAATGTAATACTAGATGGACGTGAGAATATTCCAGAAAATGGTTTCTTCGTTGGGCCAACAATTGTAGAGAATGTAGAAACTGACATGGATATTTGGAAAGATGAAATATTCGCGCCGTTTGTATCAGTTATGCGTGTGAAGGACTTGAAAGAAGCGGTTGAAATCTCTAACTCACATAATTTGGCCAATGGGGCATGCTTATTCTCAAATGATGCGCGTTCAATTCGTTACTTCCGCGAGAATATGGATGCAGGTATGCTAGGGATTAACTTAGGTGTACCCGCGCCAATGGCTTGGTTCCCATTCTCTGGTTGGAAAGACTCATTCTATGGTGATTTGCATGTAAATGGTAAAGACGGCGTGGAATTCTATACCCATGTTAAGACTGTTACAGCACAATACCGTACGAATAAAATCTAGACGATAACTTAATAATAAACACTAACTCAAGCTCTCGACTTAGGTTGAGAGCTTCTATTGATTTCAAAAAATTTCAACCGTTTCCTTCATATTAAGACGCATTCTATTGTATTTCAGAGGAAACAAATACAAGTAAACCCCTACTTTTTTGCAGCAATTACCTGTATAATAAAAGCGTTAAATTATTTGACTACCAATAATCATTTGTAGAGATTAGGAGGTGGATCCATGGCAGATCATTTAATTGATCGGATAGAAGAAACGGAAACGTACATTCAAAAACAACGAAGTAAATTAGCTTCACAGAAGGAGACTGCTGAACGCGAAGCTGAAAAAGAGGTAGCGGCCTATAAGGCAAGCCTCAGGCGTGACCTAGAGAATTATAAAGCGTCACTGGAAGTTCGTCATGAGAATGAGTTAGCCCAAGAAGAGGCAAAAATGACCTCACAGGCAGCAGCTTATGAAGCTGATTTAATAAGTCAATACGATACAATTGAGACATCGCTTGTTGCAGAGGGAGTGAAGGAGGTGTTCAAGAAACATGGCTATATCCGTGATGAAGCGACTTCTGGTGATATCTAAGCATAGCAACCAGAGGCATCTACTTGAAACACTGCAGTCTTTAAAAGAAGTTGAGGTATCGAGTCTGGACGCATGGATTGAGGGGCGCGAGGAACTTTTTGCTTCAGGTGCTCAAACGTCTAATAATGTGGACTTGAATTTGAAAATTAGAAATATTAAAGATGCTTTAGAAATTCTGGATGAGTATATTGAACAACCTAGCTTGTTCAAGCGTATACGTATGCCTCGTGAAGTATATACTCTTCAGGAATTAGAAGCATCTGTCAATGAAGTAGATATCGATGCTTTAATTCAAAAGCTTAAAGTAGAACAAGAACGCATTGAAGTGATTGATAGAGAACTAGTTGTGCTTAGTGAGTCCGAGGATTTCTTGCGTCAGTGGCAGAAGCTTAACTTCTCACCAGAAAGACGTACTTTGGCTTATTTTTACATGGTGATGGGAGAAATCGATAGCGAGAAAGTTGAAGCACTGTATGAATCTTTAGAAGATTTAACTGTCTATCGTAATGAAATTTATAGCGATGAAAACACAAGTGGCTTTATCTTTGTCACTGGAAAAAATAATCAAGCAACACTGGAGTCTGTCTTACGGCAACATGATTTCGTGCCACTTGTCTACCCTTATGAAATTCCACCGAGTGAAGCATTGGTCGAGAACCTAGCTAAGCGAGAGGGATTACTAAA
This region of Suicoccus acidiformans genomic DNA includes:
- a CDS encoding CoA-acylating methylmalonate-semialdehyde dehydrogenase; the protein is MADVKVLKNYINGEWVDSEAKEFVDVYNPATGELIAKVPLSTREEFDHAAEIAQEAFESWSRVSIPRRAKYFFRLQNILEDNREELAELITLENGKTLADARGEVGRGIENVEHASAVMNLMMGDSIANAATDVEITTYKYPIGVIGGITPFNFPMMVPFWMFPMALVTGNTMVMKPSERTPLLMEKIIELTEEAGFPKGILNVVYGAHDVVNGILQNPIIKGVSFVGSEPVGRYVYQEGTKHMKRVQALTGAKNHTIVLNDADIEDALPKIRGGAFGSAGQRCMAASVLLVEDGIYDEFMERFIADAKEIVIGDGMDDTTFLGPVIRKENQERTFEYIKKAEESGANVILDGRENIPENGFFVGPTIVENVETDMDIWKDEIFAPFVSVMRVKDLKEAVEISNSHNLANGACLFSNDARSIRYFRENMDAGMLGINLGVPAPMAWFPFSGWKDSFYGDLHVNGKDGVEFYTHVKTVTAQYRTNKI